Within Ptiloglossa arizonensis isolate GNS036 chromosome 8, iyPtiAriz1_principal, whole genome shotgun sequence, the genomic segment aaaaaaaaaaaaaaacgaatcatCTCCAAACAAACGTTATATATATCCTCGATCGTAACGGACAATTCCAGGAAAGACAGTAATTCGAACGAAGAGACGTCTTCGGCTACGACCGCGACGTAGCTCGTAACGTGGTAGGGATGTACACATACGTATGTAATCTTTTGCGTTGTTTACGTTTCCTTTCTCTGTCCGTCGTCTCGTACGAGTAAGCGTGAATTCGAGTAGACCGAATTGAATTTTCGTAATGTTTTTCAGGCACTAGCCGCTAGCGGCAAATACGACGACAAGCATTTGTCGAGCAACGAAGTAATGGAGAAGACGCCATCACCATTGAAGTCGATGTACAACTCTCAGTCATCGCGGAATACCGATTGTCCGCCATCCTCGAAACCTGCAATGGCGAATCGTTTGTTGGACTGGTTCTCCGTCGTGATGGCAGATTCTAAGCACCGTCGTTCGCATCCTAAACCGAAAGGTAGGGAAACGCAAACAAGTCGAAGCGCGGCCGTTTCTATCGTACGAAAGAGACCGGTCGTGTACGAAATTCTTCTTCAATGAGAAAATCGGAAACACGTCGATGAACAATACGCGCTGCATACCCGTATCGCGGGGACTATACTCGAATGTAATGTACGTACAAGGGACTAATTGCTCCGCACGGAAGGTGATGGGCGGGATCCGAACGTTACAATTCGGAACTATCTCCGCGTCGATGCACGCTATTCGACTTCGGTACAATCACTTTCGTACCAGTTCGGAAACGTCCGGTGAGAACGAATCGTTTCCATTCGTGATTGAGCGCGATTACTTTGGTGCTTCACCGTCGATATTGTTAACCAACCTCAGACCATCCGACGATTCCTTCCCTTCTCCGCGATCTTACGACCGTTCTCTCAACGATACCGAAGATCgaacaaatttcgaaatttaaatatttaggaGGTATCTATTCGATACACGGTTCCGAGTTGATTCCGTTACATTTCGTTCGTACCGTTTCCAGGTCACTTCCTCATCGGTTGCCAGAGCGAGGTCAGGTGGATGTTCGGACATTTGGACAACGATAATGATGGCCGACTCTCCCTGTCCGAGCTGTACGGGCTCGAGCACGATCAGAACGAGCCGTGTCTAAAACCGTTCCTGGACGGTTGCGACACCAACGGGTGAGTGAGTTTCGAGGGTGGCGCGAGTTCCGCGATTCCGTCCACGTCGAGAAAAAGAGATACCCGCCCTTTATAATCCGCTTGTCGCATCGCGAACCAATTTTTCTTCCCTTTACGTAATCCTCGTTCTTTCTGTTGCTTGTAAATCATTAAACGGTGGGCGTGGGTGGAATACGTGACCCGAAAAGAGAACGCAAAAACCCTTTCAGTTTTTAATACCCTTCGAAGGCGGGGAGAGGAAGGGGGGAGTGGGTGGAGGAGTTGCGACACTCGAGTGTAATAGGTCTCGAGCGTACGTGCCTTCCGACCAAGTAGCTGGTTGGTTAAGAGCCGCGCGCGAGTGTGAaactttcgtttcgagtcaattgCTTTTTGCATACGAAGGTGAAAATAATATAcgatacgttacgtgttattttCAACCTGACGGATGCGTAACGGATACGTAACGGATGCGTAACAGATGCGTAACGGACGCTTAACGATCGTACAAATTTTATCCTCGTGATATCGTTCTCAGGGACATCTTCGTCAGCGGTCCCGAGTGGTGCGGATGCTTTTCAAAGGCCGAACGTCCCTGCGCCGCCGTACGCAAACGATCGACCCCCGACATTGCACCTGCTTGCGACTCCCGAGGATATTACCGAAGTACCCAGTGCCATCGTAGTCTCGGACTCTGCTGGTGCGTCGATCCCCATGGTGTGGAGTTCGCTGGAACCAGAACACGCGGCAGCAAGCCGGATTGCGGTAAACACGCGACGCTCGTCCGTTAGCTCCGACAAAGTTTGCGGAGTTTCTCGATTGTACAACATCGAAAGATCGAATCATGTTTCAGACACGATCGTGAACAAGATCGGGAACGGAGGCCTGAAGACGAATAGCGTGGACctggacgacgacgaagacggcgGTACAGACTCCGCCCAGGACCTCGAAGGCTCCGCCGATCAGCCTTTAGATTTCTAGATTACTTCGGATCGGTCGATAACGCAACAGCAACAGTGGCGACAGCAGTAACCCAATGCAGCACCTTAACGCGATATCGAACAGTCAGACGACAAGGTTTCCTTCCGATCGTCCGCTTGTTTCGTGTACCGCCGTTGTGATTGGAGGTGTCTTTGGTGAATCAGAGCGACGGAGACTGCGAGCCTAATGTCAGTTCGGAGAGCAACGAAAAGCACGACGATTGGCATTCTTGACTTCTTTGTTCGCGGCGGCAGCGACGGTTGGTTATTATTCTTAACCCGCGAATTTGTCCGATAGAGAAGAATATATATCCGAATCGATCCATCGAAGAAGGAGACAAGTGCCAAACGGGTTAAGTGGCCATCGAATCGGAGAATCTACCAACTAGGAAACAAGGAAACTCCACACAGTGCAATAACCGAGGGGCTACTTCGTGCAATAGCGATCCCGTGCAATGCATCGTCTTAATCAAAGCGCAAAGACTCTACAGGAACGTTGATTTACCCCATGTGCCAGTCGAGGTACCTCCATGCACAACTCGTtctataaataatacaattatacACTATTTATGCGTATACAaaattagagagagagagagagagagagagagagagagagagagagagagagagagagagagagagagagagagagagagagagagaaccgcgCAGTAGTAGGAACGAAAGAAACTCATCCTCCATCGGGTAAAATTCGTGTCAACTCCATACGATGTATACACAAGTTACGATATATCTTTAACGAGAAGATGAGGAAACAGAATGCTCTATACAACTATAATTTCTAACCACGCTAGATTAACGATATCTCACGAATCGCAATGTCCAAGCATTATGTATGCGCACGACTTACGATAATACGACGAACGAAGACAAGTTGGCTGAGAGAGAAAATCCGGCCGAAAGGTCGAAAATGCTTGCGTAACCCATGTCACACGCGAATAGCTTTAATCGAAATCCCTTTACCGATTCACGGGAAGATATTACGATGCAGAGTGTTTCGCAAAATGTAAGTATTATTTCGAACAGAATCTTACGATACGAAGACTTCAAGAGGAAGATTACAAGGTCGCGCACTGTTCCTAACGAAAGAAcaagtcgaaacgattaaatcgaCACTATGAAAGTGTTTTCGAACAATTAATAAGGCGTTTGTAGaaactttatttattatttttctacaccGAAGTCGTGTTCACATTTTACGAAACACTCGGCGTATAATTGGGATAGATTTCCGTagcttatttatttactttgctttctacttctttttcttcttctttatcatcatcgtcatcgtcatcgtcatcgtcatcgtcatcgtcatcgtcatcgtcatcgtcatcgtcatcgtcatcgtcatcgtcatcgtcatcgtcatcatctcctccttcttcttctccttcttattatttttcttttctttcttctccttctactttttCTCCATATTCTTCTCCTCAaggttttgttctcttctctcgtAGCCATCTTGTGTTGCGGTCTAGTGTAAGATATACTTGCATAAAAAGATGACCTATTTCGTACTCGCTAACTACTAAGCAGCAGTTCAATCACGACGATAAAAGAAATTGTACAACATTGTTTCGTGTCATGAATCGTATATTTCAAgcgttgaaaattgttttaaagTAACGTTTAGAAAAGTAAACGAGCATTTTTGATATTCAACGAGCACGTCGTGATTAATCTGCGTTTACTTGTAATTATAAGCATTTTTACTTACGACTTTTACTTAAAGAGCGTGTGGTACACCGTAGGTAATAGAGTATAACATGTAATCCGTAGAAACCATGATCGGTGTGACTATGTGAATATGCCCTAGCAATTAGAAAGCAATTTACGTAAGAATAGCCAGTGCAAATTGTACGCGTATCCGCATCTAAGGAACACATGGAAGTTAAATTTCTATACTTGGCTTATTTCACTTtgacacccccccccccccttcccaACCCCCacaacacatacacacacattctTCGGTAAATTTCGAACCCTTTAGTACCACTGgcgtattattgttaattagaaACAAGCGTATCCTGAATTTCAGTACTTATACAAGATTTATTGTACTCTTCGTAGGAAAAGACAACGGGTAAACTATCCAAGAATAATATATTGCGTTGTAACAAGTAACATAGAAGACCGCATCTTTTTAAAACAtcaaagtataaataaaaattgttaggaATTTTCACCACGCATACTTTTTGCAAAGTTGAGCGCAATTTCCGCctgaatttattattatctgTCCACCTAGATTAACGAACGTAACTCGAAGCAAACAAACATAGTTTTACCGAAACGTCGTCTTGCATATTGTATATACATAATTATATACAATGGGAAAATCATCGTCTATGATCTTCGCAACGTGATGATTTTTGTAAGATATGCACCTGGTCGAAGCGTAAAGAATTTTTACTTCATTCCAGAGCTACTATCGATATTGTACATGTGGCTGTAAGAATTCTTTATGAATAAAGATTGTTGTAGAAACCTGGGGATGTTACAGTTATTTTGAACCTCTTTACTCGCAACTGCACGACGAAACTATACCGAACAGAGAAAtgtattatttctatttaaaaaacataataatgaaacgtttgaaaaacttgtTTAATTATAACGATAAAATAACAAGTGAGGAATATTATGGTATTATTACCaatttgaacaaatattcagGTATAATCGTTTAACAGCGAAATGATTTAGTCATTGATATAAGATGCAATACAAACTTAATATCCAACTTTATCCAAACAGTCCCGCGATGGATGCATTCTTCGTTTATGTTTTTATATGAAACAAAATAATCCAAAAAACACAaatggcaccatctacggcagaACATCCAAGTTAGTCGAGAAATAGGTTATCAGGTCTAATAGGAATCAGCGATTAGTTCAGAGTTAGTTCAGGCTTAGTTCAGGGTTAGTTCAGCGGTTAGTTCAGCGGTTAGTTCAGGGTTACTTCTGCTACTACAATTATTACTTCGCATATCttaaaaagttaataaactTAAACAACATGTTAGAAAACATGTTCTgcattgaaattcgattaaaattaatttctatgacctCGTTAACTCTTTGTAATGAGTCAATTAGATACATAAGTAAATAATATACATGTAAATAATGTGgtatttgtaatattaatattcggaacattcgcaaatgttaataatgatcgagcagaataatataatttgttcaaaatttaaataaaccgaAAAGTGCTTGTGGCA encodes:
- the Cow gene encoding proteoglycan Cow isoform X1 yields the protein MRFSWVLVATVLLILATGARCKRKFDGDFEFAEEDDTRIMKVGDKKRWIHDPNSELCRPLNCKKKELCLLEDTFTAVCVSKKELHKSGDIVIPKSRAVQQNRRMRTETSVDSEDDDAFFDSEDDDEDQDESKCQECPVVKPTFLCGSDNRTYSSLCRLVYHNCIHHTLMSIACKGFCPCKAADLRAYNKKMQIERLKSKMGEMMRNRDITLTPRDFNYDNHHYQYLKYTKRAKALAASGKYDDKHLSSNEVMEKTPSPLKSMYNSQSSRNTDCPPSSKPAMANRLLDWFSVVMADSKHRRSHPKPKGHFLIGCQSEVRWMFGHLDNDNDGRLSLSELYGLEHDQNEPCLKPFLDGCDTNGDIFVSGPEWCGCFSKAERPCAAVRKRSTPDIAPACDSRGYYRSTQCHRSLGLCWCVDPHGVEFAGTRTRGSKPDCDTIVNKIGNGGLKTNSVDLDDDEDGGTDSAQDLEGSADQPLDF
- the Cow gene encoding proteoglycan Cow isoform X2 gives rise to the protein MKVGDKKRWIHDPNSELCRPLNCKKKELCLLEDTFTAVCVSKKELHKSGDIVIPKSRAVQQNRRMRTETSVDSEDDDAFFDSEDDDEDQDESKCQECPVVKPTFLCGSDNRTYSSLCRLVYHNCIHHTLMSIACKGFCPCKAADLRAYNKKMQIERLKSKMGEMMRNRDITLTPRDFNYDNHHYQYLKYTKRAKALAASGKYDDKHLSSNEVMEKTPSPLKSMYNSQSSRNTDCPPSSKPAMANRLLDWFSVVMADSKHRRSHPKPKGHFLIGCQSEVRWMFGHLDNDNDGRLSLSELYGLEHDQNEPCLKPFLDGCDTNGDIFVSGPEWCGCFSKAERPCAAVRKRSTPDIAPACDSRGYYRSTQCHRSLGLCWCVDPHGVEFAGTRTRGSKPDCDTIVNKIGNGGLKTNSVDLDDDEDGGTDSAQDLEGSADQPLDF